The Pollutimonas sp. M17 sequence CGTCGGTAATGGCCTGATCCCCAAAATTCTGCACCGCCAGCACAATGGTAATGATACAGCCAACGACGGCCGCCGCCGGGCCGGCCATGAGTATCCATGGCCAGGGCTCCCGCCACCAGGGCTTGCTGCTGTTTTCGGGCCCATTCGCGCCAGTGGGTTGGGTGTCGGACATGGTGCTGCCTCCTGGAATCATTTTGGCACAAAAAAGCTGGAACGCTCGACGACGGTCGTTTCGCCTTCCTCGCCATAGCTGCCCACCACGGTGAGCTCGATATCGTGCAGGCCCGCGTCGACCTTGCCGGCCGGCGCCCGTACCACGATGGGCACCAGCCGGTTCGACGCCGGATCGACGTGGACTGTGGTCGCGCCATGGTCGGCCGTCATGATGGACAGCTCGGGCAGACCGCTGGCGCCCAGGGTCAGCTCGACCGGCGACTCGGACGTGTTGATGAACTGCAGGCGATAAACGTTCTCTATCATGCCGCCCGCCACTTCGCGGCCCAGTACGCCCCGGTCGCGGATGACGTCCATGCGCAGGTTCGTGCGCGTGGCCAGCGACACCACGAAGCCAATGACGATCAACCCCAATATGAAGGAGTAAGCCAGCACCCGCGGCCGCAGCATGCGCTTGCGGACCTGGCTTTGCGTCATGCCGTCGGCGATGGCGCGCCCGGAGGTATATCGGATCAGGCCTTTGGGATAATCCATTTTTTCCATGACCTGATCACAGGCGTCGACACAGGCGCCGCAGCCTATGCACATGTATTGCAGGCCGTCGCGGATGTCGATGCCGGTGGGGCAAACCTGCACGCACAGGCTGCAATCGACGCAGTCGCCCATGCCGGCTTCCTTGTGGTCGATGCGGCGCGAGCGTCCGCCCCTGGGCTCACCGCGCACATGGTCGTAGGTCACCACGAAGGTGTCGTCGTCGACCATCACGCTCTGGAAGCGCGCATAGGGGCACATGTATTTGCAGACGGCTTCACGCATGAAGCCCGCGTTGCCCCAGGTCGCGAAGGCGTAGAACACCATCCAGAACCACTGCCACGGCCCCAGGGACAGGGTCAGCAGGCCCATGCCCAGTTCGCGTATGGGCGCGAAATAGCCGATGAAGGTGGAGCCCGTCCACCAGGCGATCAGCAGCCAGACGATGTGCTTGGATGCCTTCAGGCGTATCTTGCGCCATGTCCAGGGTTGCTCGTCCAGGCGGATGCGCGCCAGCCGGTCGCCCTCGATGCGCCGCTCGACCCACATGAAGATTTCGGTATAGACCGTTTGCGGACAGGCATAGCCGCAGAACAGGCGCCCCGCCATCGCGGTGAACAGGAACAGGGCGAAGGCCGAAACCACCAGCAGGACGGCCAGGTAGATGACGTCCTGCGGCCACAGCACCATGCCGAAGATGTAGAACTTGCGCGCGGCCAGATCGAACAATACGGCCTGGCGGCCGTTCCATTGCAGCCAGGGCAGTCCGTAGAAGATCAATTGCGTCACGAACACCATGACGATGCGCCAGCGCGCGAAGATGCCCGACACCGAGCGCGGGTAGATCTTGCTGCGCACGTCGGACAGCGCCTTCTCGACCTGCGGAGAAGCGCCACCCCCGACCCTGGATACGCGGGGCGGCTGCCAGGCGGGCGCCGCCGCGGATGTTTGCGTGGTCGGATTGACGGGTGGTTCGCTGCTCATGTGTGGCCTTTTATTTCGCTGCTGTGCTGGTTCCCTGATTGGACAAGCCCCATACCCATGCGGTAAGCATGCGGATCTGGTCCTCGGTCAGA is a genomic window containing:
- a CDS encoding FixH family protein; the encoded protein is MSDTQPTGANGPENSSKPWWREPWPWILMAGPAAAVVGCIITIVLAVQNFGDQAITDGGVKRGLVVSKQTQTPPPSKP
- the ccoG gene encoding cytochrome c oxidase accessory protein CcoG yields the protein MSSEPPVNPTTQTSAAAPAWQPPRVSRVGGGASPQVEKALSDVRSKIYPRSVSGIFARWRIVMVFVTQLIFYGLPWLQWNGRQAVLFDLAARKFYIFGMVLWPQDVIYLAVLLVVSAFALFLFTAMAGRLFCGYACPQTVYTEIFMWVERRIEGDRLARIRLDEQPWTWRKIRLKASKHIVWLLIAWWTGSTFIGYFAPIRELGMGLLTLSLGPWQWFWMVFYAFATWGNAGFMREAVCKYMCPYARFQSVMVDDDTFVVTYDHVRGEPRGGRSRRIDHKEAGMGDCVDCSLCVQVCPTGIDIRDGLQYMCIGCGACVDACDQVMEKMDYPKGLIRYTSGRAIADGMTQSQVRKRMLRPRVLAYSFILGLIVIGFVVSLATRTNLRMDVIRDRGVLGREVAGGMIENVYRLQFINTSESPVELTLGASGLPELSIMTADHGATTVHVDPASNRLVPIVVRAPAGKVDAGLHDIELTVVGSYGEEGETTVVERSSFFVPK